Proteins encoded within one genomic window of Manis pentadactyla isolate mManPen7 chromosome 4, mManPen7.hap1, whole genome shotgun sequence:
- the CCDC182 gene encoding coiled-coil domain-containing protein 182, translated as MEPLYQAGSNLMKVNTLQGKRMVDSGLQSGDFSLSQSWPTCLPPPAELEILQQKVAGVQRELEDFKNEVWKAIHYLEDAFCEMKGALAQQEEQAARVKQRLREEEDRGIVRNKVLTFLLPREKQLREHCRRLESMLLGRSHDTPGIPKVQED; from the coding sequence ATGGAACCACTCTACCAGGCTGGGTCCAACCTCATGAAGGTGAATACCCTCCAAGGGAAGAGGATGGTGGACAGCGGCCTCCAGTCTGGAGACTTTTCCCTCTCCCAGTCATggcccacctgcctccctcctccagcTGAGCTGGAGATTCTGCAACAGAAGGTGGCTGGGGTGCAACGGGAGCTGGAGGACTTTAAGAATGAGGTGTGGAAGGCCATCCATTACTTGGAAGACGCCTTCTGTGAGATGAAGGGGGCCCTGGCGCAGCAGGAGGAGCAGGCGGCGCGCGTGAAGCAGCGGCTCAGGGAGGAGGAGGACCGGGGCATCGTGCGAAACAAGGTCCTCACCTTCCTGCTGCCCCGGGAGAAGCAGCTCCGAGAGCACTGCAGGCGGCTGGAGAGCATGCTGCTGGGCAGGAGCCACGACACGCCCGGCATCCCCAAGGTCCAGGAGGACTAA